In the genome of Triticum urartu cultivar G1812 chromosome 5, Tu2.1, whole genome shotgun sequence, one region contains:
- the LOC125510237 gene encoding probable 6-phosphogluconolactonase 4, chloroplastic codes for MSTSMSVSVSAAASSSLPPLLARRRSPPASLAPVRSLRSRSRLLSSARTTPVLLPAAAMAAPAPAASSKRDLLIFDAEENLAVALAKYTADLSAKFATERGAFTVVLSGGSLIYALRKLTEAPYLETVDWSKWHVFWVDERVVPKDHEDSNYKLALDGFLSKVPIPAGQVYAINDALSAEGAAEDYETILKQLVKNGVLAMSKTTGFPRFDLQLLGMGPDGHIASLFPGHPLVKENTKWVTHILDSPKPPPQRITFTFPVINSSAYVAMVVTGAGKAGAVQKAISDKKTSDLLPVEMAILDDGEFTWFTDKEAVSMLQN; via the exons ATGTCCACCTCCATGTCCGTCTCCGTCTCCGCCGCCGCATCTTCCTCCCTGCCTCCCCTCCTcgcccgccgccgctcgccgccggcGTCCCTCGCCCCGGTCCGGAGCCTCCGGTCCCGGTCCCGCCTCCTCTCCTCCGCGCGCACGACCCCCgtcctcctccccgccgccgcgaTGGCCGCCCCGgcccccgccgcctcctcgaAGAGGGACCTGCTCATCTTCGACGCCGAGGAGAACCTCGCAGTGGCCCTGGCCAAGTACACGGCGGATCTCTCCGCGAAGTTCGCCACCGAGAGGGGCGCCTTCACCGTCGTGCTCTCCGGCGGATCCCTCATCTACGCCCTCAG GAAGCTGACGGAGGCGCCGTACCTGGAGACGGTTGACTGGAGCAAGTGGCATGTGTTCTGGGTAGACGAGAGGGTCGTGCCCAAGGACCATGAGGATAGCAACTACAAGCTCGCCCTCGATGGGTTCCTCTCCAAG GTACCAATTCCTGCTGGTCAAGTGTATGCTATCAATGATGCCTTGTCTGCTGAGGGAGCAGCAGAGGACTATGAAACTATCTTGAAGCAACTTGTTAAGAATGGCGTCCTTGCAATGTCAAAGACAACTGGGTTTCCCAGGTTCGATCTCCAGCTTCTTGGCATGGGCCCGGACGGCCACATCGCCTCTCTCTTCCCAGGCCATCCTCTTGTTAAAGAGAACACGAAGTGGGTCACCCACATCTTGGACTCTCCAAAGCCGCCGCCACAGAGAATCACGTTCACGTTTCCGGTGATCAACTCGTCCGCATACGTCGCCATGGTGGTAACTGGGGCTGGGAAAGCCGGCGCAGTGCAGAAGGCGATCTCGGACAAGAAGACTTCTGATTTGCTCCCTGTTGAGATGGCTATACTTGATGATGGAGAATTCACCTGGTTCACTGACAAGGAGGCGGTGTCGATGCTGCAGAACTAG